Proteins from a genomic interval of Pseudodesulfovibrio nedwellii:
- a CDS encoding NAD-dependent 4,6-dehydratase LegB: MNLKGKKILVTGSDGFIGSHLVEYLVRQGYSIRAFVLYNSFNSWGWLDESPKEITDNLEIFSGDIRDPNGVREAMKGCDVVMHLAALIAIPYSYHSPDTYVDTNVKGTLNIVQAAKDLGVERVVVTSTSEVYGTAQFVPITEDHPLQGQSPYSATKIGADQIAMSFYNAFETPVSIIRPFNTYGPRQSARAVIPTVITQIANGAETIKLGALTPTRDFNYISDTVRGFEAVAASDACVGEVVNVGSGFEVSIGDTAQAIADVMEADIKIVCDQERIRPKNSEVERLFAGNEKVKKLCGWEPEFNGLDGFKRGLELTAKWFADGENLKRYKADIYNI; encoded by the coding sequence ATGAATCTGAAAGGAAAAAAAATTCTCGTCACCGGCTCAGATGGTTTTATCGGTTCCCATCTGGTCGAATATCTGGTTCGCCAAGGGTATTCGATCCGCGCCTTTGTCCTTTACAATTCCTTCAACTCTTGGGGATGGCTCGACGAATCTCCCAAGGAAATCACGGACAATCTGGAGATATTCTCTGGTGACATTCGCGATCCCAACGGGGTACGTGAAGCCATGAAGGGATGTGATGTGGTCATGCATCTTGCTGCACTTATCGCCATCCCGTATTCCTACCACTCTCCGGACACGTATGTTGATACCAATGTCAAAGGCACTCTGAATATCGTTCAAGCGGCCAAAGACCTTGGTGTAGAACGTGTTGTGGTCACTTCCACAAGTGAAGTCTATGGTACGGCGCAATTTGTTCCCATCACCGAAGATCATCCACTTCAAGGTCAATCACCATACTCAGCCACAAAGATTGGGGCTGACCAGATAGCCATGAGCTTCTACAATGCTTTTGAAACGCCTGTGTCCATCATTCGCCCGTTTAACACCTACGGTCCTCGCCAGAGTGCTCGTGCTGTCATTCCAACCGTTATTACGCAAATTGCCAATGGCGCGGAGACTATCAAACTCGGCGCACTCACACCCACTCGCGACTTCAACTATATATCCGATACAGTTCGCGGTTTTGAAGCAGTAGCGGCATCTGACGCTTGTGTAGGTGAAGTGGTCAACGTAGGAAGCGGCTTTGAAGTATCCATAGGCGACACCGCACAAGCCATTGCTGATGTGATGGAAGCAGATATCAAAATAGTCTGCGATCAGGAACGAATTCGCCCTAAGAATAGCGAAGTTGAAAGATTATTTGCCGGAAATGAAAAGGTCAAAAAACTTTGTGGTTGGGAACCAGAATTCAACGGGTTAGACGGCTTCAAACGCGGCCTTGAATTAACAGCCAAATGGTTCGCTGACGGTGAAAATCTTAAACGCTATAAAGCAGACATATACAATATTTAG
- a CDS encoding transporter substrate-binding domain-containing protein — MKRIITILAALSLLLCAAMSVQAADIDLAKKSTLEKVIQSGELRVGTEAGYMPFEMTDKKGQVVGFDMDMCKEMAKAMGVKLTIINTAWDGIIPGLLSNKYDIIASGMTVNQERNLKVNFANPYIVVGQTALINKKWADEIKTYKDLNNPKYTITSKLGTTGEQAAKRMFPKAQYKSFEMEDQAMLEALNGKATATVYDLPMTSIFYAQRGKDADMKFLNEPFTYEPLGWAINKGDPDFLNWLNNFLVQMKNDGRYDRIYNKWFGSNKWLKNVQ, encoded by the coding sequence ATGAAACGCATCATTACAATTCTGGCTGCGCTGTCTCTGCTTCTGTGCGCCGCCATGTCGGTCCAGGCGGCTGACATCGATCTCGCCAAAAAATCCACCCTAGAAAAAGTCATCCAAAGCGGCGAACTGCGCGTTGGTACCGAAGCAGGCTACATGCCTTTCGAAATGACCGACAAGAAAGGTCAAGTCGTCGGTTTCGATATGGATATGTGTAAAGAAATGGCCAAGGCCATGGGTGTCAAACTGACTATCATCAACACGGCATGGGATGGAATTATCCCCGGCCTGCTGTCCAACAAATACGATATCATCGCTTCCGGCATGACCGTCAATCAGGAACGCAATCTTAAAGTCAATTTCGCCAATCCATATATAGTTGTGGGTCAGACCGCTTTGATCAATAAGAAATGGGCTGACGAAATTAAGACATACAAAGATCTGAACAACCCCAAATACACGATTACTTCCAAACTCGGCACGACAGGAGAACAGGCCGCCAAACGCATGTTCCCCAAAGCGCAATACAAATCTTTTGAGATGGAAGATCAGGCCATGCTGGAAGCTCTTAACGGAAAGGCCACTGCCACCGTTTACGACCTGCCCATGACCTCCATTTTCTACGCTCAACGCGGTAAAGACGCTGACATGAAATTCTTGAACGAACCTTTCACTTACGAGCCTCTGGGCTGGGCCATCAACAAAGGTGATCCCGACTTCCTGAACTGGCTCAACAACTTCCTCGTTCAAATGAAAAACGATGGCCGCTACGACCGCATCTACAACAAGTGGTTCGGTTCCAACAAGTGGCTCAAAAACGTTCAGTAA
- a CDS encoding amino acid ABC transporter permease (The N-terminal region of this protein, as described by TIGR01726, is a three transmembrane segment that identifies a subfamily of ABC transporter permease subunits, which specificities that include histidine, arginine, glutamine, glutamate, L-cystine (sic), the opines (in Agrobacterium) octopine and nopaline, etc.), with the protein MTDTATVGTPKGFNKNTFWKAVYFVLLFIVIGGFYWATEQADYIWRWNRLPRYFYYVETIDVTAEIEGEVASITQKDDDSVVIIEGGGESEYYTIPGSDVRVSVGDTIYMGDPIGVYEEGRMGLLLDGLLVTIEVSLVSIFLGILLGLFTGLARISNNPCLKWGAITYIELIRGSPLLVQIMIWYFVLGTIINNLLAKADLFQIPELWFAVASLAIFAGAYVAEIVRAGIQSIHKGQMEAARSLGMTKATAMRKIILPQAFKRILPPLAGQFISLIKDSSLLGVIAIRELTKATREAVTTSLMPYELWFLCGIMYLVITFTLSMFVQYLEKRTAEV; encoded by the coding sequence ATGACAGATACTGCGACCGTTGGAACTCCCAAAGGATTTAACAAAAATACTTTTTGGAAGGCAGTCTATTTCGTCCTGCTCTTCATTGTCATCGGCGGCTTCTATTGGGCCACGGAGCAAGCTGATTACATCTGGAGATGGAACCGTCTTCCCAGATATTTCTACTACGTCGAGACAATAGACGTAACGGCCGAAATCGAAGGCGAAGTCGCCTCCATCACCCAAAAAGATGATGATTCCGTCGTCATAATCGAAGGCGGAGGCGAATCAGAATATTACACCATCCCTGGCTCTGACGTTCGCGTAAGCGTAGGCGACACCATTTATATGGGCGATCCCATAGGCGTCTATGAAGAAGGCAGGATGGGCCTGCTTCTTGATGGTCTGTTGGTGACCATCGAAGTCAGCCTTGTTTCCATTTTTCTTGGCATTCTTCTCGGCCTGTTCACGGGCCTTGCAAGAATATCAAACAACCCCTGCCTAAAATGGGGGGCCATTACCTATATTGAATTGATTCGAGGTTCTCCCCTACTCGTCCAAATCATGATCTGGTACTTTGTTCTTGGAACCATTATCAATAATCTATTGGCAAAAGCCGACTTGTTCCAAATTCCTGAACTGTGGTTTGCTGTAGCATCCCTTGCCATTTTTGCCGGTGCCTATGTAGCCGAAATTGTTCGTGCAGGTATCCAGTCCATCCACAAGGGACAAATGGAAGCGGCCCGATCTCTCGGAATGACCAAGGCTACGGCCATGCGCAAAATCATCCTGCCCCAGGCCTTCAAACGCATACTGCCCCCATTGGCCGGTCAGTTCATCAGTCTGATCAAAGACTCATCACTGCTAGGCGTCATCGCAATACGCGAGCTGACCAAAGCAACGCGTGAGGCGGTCACCACCAGCCTCATGCCCTACGAACTGTGGTTTCTGTGCGGTATCATGTATCTCGTGATCACGTTCACCCTGTCCATGTTCGTTCAATATCTTGAAAAAAGGACAGCGGAGGTCTAA
- the neuB gene encoding N-acetylneuraminate synthase produces MNRNSVFIIAEAGVNHNGDMDLARRLIEVAAKAGADAVKFQTFRAKEIVTTLAQKANYQKETSGAKESQFAMLKKLELDTRAHENLIAHAQKNNIEFLSTPFDAESLDMLLELGIATIKIPSGEITNLPYLRRVGNKGVPIVMSTGMTTLEEVKAAVTVLMETGASAKDITLLHCNTQYPTPLEDANLKAMDTLALTFPECAIGYSDHTPGIACPIAATAMGASLIEKHFTLDKTMEGPDHAASINPEELTAMVSGIRDIEKALGDGTKQPSVSEKENINIARRFLVAAAPIMAGEPFTKANVVAKRTGQGGISPMRWDEIMQKSASRNFHTGEIIEL; encoded by the coding sequence ATGAACCGCAACTCAGTCTTTATAATCGCCGAAGCAGGAGTCAATCACAACGGAGACATGGACCTCGCTCGCCGACTGATAGAGGTGGCAGCAAAGGCCGGAGCGGATGCGGTAAAATTCCAAACCTTCAGAGCCAAAGAAATCGTCACGACTCTGGCCCAAAAGGCAAACTATCAAAAAGAGACTTCTGGAGCTAAAGAATCCCAGTTCGCCATGTTAAAAAAGCTGGAACTGGATACAAGGGCGCACGAAAATCTCATAGCCCATGCTCAAAAAAACAATATAGAATTTCTCTCCACACCTTTCGATGCAGAAAGTCTGGACATGCTCCTTGAACTCGGTATTGCCACCATTAAAATTCCATCCGGAGAAATAACCAATCTCCCCTACCTGCGCCGAGTGGGCAACAAGGGAGTCCCCATTGTCATGTCTACAGGCATGACCACGTTGGAAGAAGTCAAAGCTGCTGTCACGGTCCTCATGGAAACAGGGGCATCAGCTAAAGACATAACCCTACTCCACTGCAACACCCAATACCCAACACCTCTTGAGGATGCCAACCTCAAAGCCATGGACACACTGGCTCTCACTTTTCCTGAATGTGCAATTGGTTATTCAGACCACACTCCCGGCATAGCCTGCCCAATAGCGGCTACAGCCATGGGTGCTTCCCTCATCGAAAAGCACTTCACTCTGGATAAAACCATGGAAGGGCCGGACCATGCAGCGTCCATTAACCCTGAGGAACTGACTGCCATGGTTTCCGGCATCAGAGATATTGAAAAGGCACTGGGTGATGGGACCAAACAGCCAAGCGTAAGCGAAAAAGAAAACATCAACATTGCTCGGCGTTTTCTCGTGGCGGCCGCCCCCATTATGGCAGGAGAACCGTTTACCAAAGCCAACGTGGTCGCCAAACGAACTGGGCAAGGTGGGATTTCTCCCATGCGATGGGATGAAATTATGCAAAAATCAGCATCTAGGAATTTCCATACCGGGGAGATTATTGAGCTATGA
- a CDS encoding hybrid sensor histidine kinase/response regulator, with the protein MPTEKILLVEDDAVVRLDIQAALERAGYDVSGYATSGDRAIEMAESLNPDLVLMDIQLEGVMDGVEAAEEILRHFDIPVIYLTEVVDEDVLHRAKNTGLLSYLVKPVDRNELKLAIEIGLYKHQMERELKKAKREAEAANRAKTSFLATVSHELRTPMNGVLGMTELLLMSDIDAPYRENVQLIRESSRSLLSVLNQIIDYSKIEASSLPVREMDFRLEDMVSGLLSQYKRTSKIKGVTLEYSISPDVPGWIRSDTAKIRQILGNLINNAVKFTSSGQVMVDVSPPSNGDETFAADRDVDLAVQVLIQDTGIGIPAEKLDDIFESFNQAEDHLRHATGGLGLGLAIVSRLVSVLGGVIKCSSVEGKGSIFSVILPFKRSRYEDQAPSATVLSDQSPLKGANVLVAEDDLVNQRYIVRLLQKMGCNVFLAENGAQAVDVLKEQEFDIVFMDVEMPIMNGIEATRLIRKADTGCLNPDVPIVALTARAMWGDEQRCIHVGMNDYVSKPVDIDTIAAIIQSTLNNE; encoded by the coding sequence ATGCCGACAGAAAAGATTCTGCTTGTGGAAGATGATGCTGTTGTCCGGCTTGATATTCAGGCTGCTTTGGAACGGGCTGGATATGATGTCAGCGGCTACGCCACAAGTGGAGATAGAGCCATCGAGATGGCGGAATCACTTAATCCTGATCTTGTGCTTATGGATATTCAACTTGAAGGAGTCATGGATGGCGTAGAGGCCGCCGAGGAGATCCTTCGTCATTTTGACATTCCAGTCATCTATCTGACCGAAGTGGTGGACGAGGATGTCCTTCATCGGGCAAAAAACACAGGCCTATTGAGTTATCTGGTCAAGCCCGTTGATCGTAATGAACTTAAATTAGCTATTGAAATAGGTCTTTACAAACACCAGATGGAACGGGAACTGAAAAAGGCGAAGCGCGAAGCCGAGGCAGCTAATCGGGCCAAAACATCTTTTCTCGCAACAGTTAGCCATGAATTGAGAACACCTATGAATGGTGTACTCGGTATGACCGAATTGTTGCTTATGTCCGATATTGATGCTCCGTATCGGGAGAATGTTCAGCTTATCCGTGAATCATCCAGGTCCCTATTATCGGTTCTGAATCAAATAATTGATTATTCCAAGATTGAAGCCAGTTCTCTTCCGGTGCGGGAAATGGATTTTCGTCTGGAAGATATGGTGTCCGGTTTGTTGTCCCAGTATAAACGGACGTCTAAAATTAAAGGCGTTACGCTTGAGTATTCCATCTCCCCGGATGTTCCCGGCTGGATTAGAAGTGATACCGCCAAAATTAGGCAAATATTGGGCAATCTCATCAACAACGCCGTGAAGTTTACTTCCTCCGGACAGGTTATGGTGGATGTGTCTCCGCCCAGTAATGGGGATGAAACGTTTGCGGCTGATCGCGATGTCGATTTGGCTGTTCAAGTACTGATTCAGGATACTGGAATCGGTATTCCCGCAGAAAAGCTGGATGATATTTTTGAGAGTTTCAATCAGGCCGAGGACCATTTGCGTCATGCGACAGGGGGATTGGGTTTAGGTCTCGCTATTGTCAGCAGGCTTGTGAGTGTTCTTGGCGGTGTGATCAAATGTTCCAGTGTTGAAGGAAAGGGGAGTATCTTTTCCGTTATTCTGCCCTTCAAGAGAAGTCGCTATGAAGATCAGGCACCATCGGCGACCGTATTGAGTGATCAATCTCCGCTCAAGGGAGCGAATGTCCTTGTGGCGGAAGATGATTTGGTCAATCAGCGATATATTGTCAGATTACTTCAGAAGATGGGGTGCAATGTTTTCTTGGCAGAAAACGGAGCGCAGGCAGTGGATGTACTCAAAGAGCAGGAGTTCGACATAGTTTTTATGGATGTTGAAATGCCTATTATGAATGGTATCGAAGCGACTCGACTTATACGGAAAGCGGATACGGGCTGCCTGAATCCCGATGTTCCTATCGTCGCATTGACAGCGCGTGCAATGTGGGGAGACGAACAAAGATGCATTCATGTGGGCATGAATGATTACGTTTCCAAGCCCGTGGATATTGACACCATCGCCGCTATCATACAATCAACGCTGAACAATGAGTAA
- a CDS encoding amino acid ABC transporter ATP-binding protein, producing MIDVKNVYKTFFVPHEIQALHDVSYHINPGEVVVVIGPSGSGKSTFLRCLNRLEHANSGHIMIDGVDVLAPKTNINKIRMEVGMVFQSFNLFPHLTVLENVTVGQTSVRKRGKTESAENAMNLLNKVGIHAKADNYPAQLSGGQMQRVAIARALAMDPKVMLFDEPTSALDPEMVGEVLDVMKALAKEGMTMVVVTHEMGFAREVADHVVFMDEGKIVEVGTPEHFFTDPEHERTKLFLSQIL from the coding sequence ATGATAGATGTCAAAAACGTATATAAGACCTTTTTCGTCCCGCATGAAATTCAAGCCCTGCACGATGTGTCCTACCACATCAATCCAGGCGAGGTGGTCGTCGTCATCGGCCCATCCGGGTCCGGCAAGTCCACTTTCCTTCGGTGCCTCAATCGTCTGGAACATGCCAACTCCGGCCATATCATGATCGATGGCGTGGACGTTCTCGCCCCCAAGACCAATATCAACAAAATCCGCATGGAAGTAGGCATGGTTTTCCAGTCCTTTAACCTCTTCCCGCACCTAACCGTGCTGGAAAACGTCACTGTGGGCCAAACGTCCGTTCGTAAACGTGGTAAAACGGAATCTGCAGAAAATGCCATGAACTTACTCAACAAGGTCGGCATCCACGCCAAGGCTGACAACTACCCCGCCCAACTCTCCGGTGGCCAAATGCAGCGCGTCGCTATAGCCCGCGCTCTGGCCATGGACCCCAAGGTCATGCTCTTTGATGAGCCAACCTCGGCACTAGACCCGGAAATGGTCGGCGAGGTTCTCGACGTCATGAAAGCCTTGGCCAAAGAAGGCATGACCATGGTCGTCGTCACCCACGAAATGGGCTTTGCCCGCGAAGTGGCCGATCATGTCGTCTTTATGGATGAAGGAAAAATTGTCGAAGTCGGTACCCCTGAACACTTCTTCACCGACCCCGAGCACGAACGTACAAAACTCTTCCTGAGCCAAATACTATAA
- a CDS encoding LegC family aminotransferase: MFDDVLSFIRQLYREPEGFIPLHAPIFFGHEKEYLCDCIDSTFVSSVGKYVDRFEDMVCDFTDAARAIAVVNGTCGLTAALGMVNVRPGDLVLTQALTFVASANAISHTGAKPVFLDSDRDSLGMSPDALKAFLKNHNPADGHIAACVPVHILGHACRIREICEICAEYDIPVVEDAAEVLGSRYEGQHLGTFGTFGVLSFNGNKTITTGGGGMILTKDAELGAHAKHMTTTAKIPHKWEFRHDNIGWNYRMPNVNAALGCAQMEKLDAILMDKQVIASAYKAFFEEKKDITYVDAPTNCTANYWLNTIRFDSQEQRDIFLTKSNDAGIMTRPLWTLMSDLPMYTNNLNDGLINARYLAARAVNLPSSPRKEECA, encoded by the coding sequence ATGTTTGACGACGTACTCTCTTTCATCAGACAACTCTATCGGGAACCCGAGGGTTTCATCCCTCTCCATGCACCTATTTTTTTCGGACACGAAAAGGAATATCTATGCGACTGCATCGACTCCACTTTCGTTTCCAGTGTGGGAAAATATGTTGACCGATTCGAAGATATGGTCTGCGATTTCACAGACGCGGCCCGAGCTATTGCCGTGGTCAATGGCACCTGCGGCCTAACCGCAGCCTTGGGCATGGTCAATGTACGCCCCGGCGACCTCGTCCTGACTCAGGCATTGACTTTTGTAGCCTCGGCCAACGCCATCAGCCACACCGGAGCCAAACCAGTTTTTCTCGACTCGGACAGGGACAGCCTGGGAATGAGTCCGGACGCACTGAAAGCATTTTTAAAAAATCATAATCCTGCTGACGGGCATATTGCCGCTTGTGTACCGGTTCACATTCTGGGCCACGCCTGTCGTATCCGTGAGATCTGCGAAATCTGTGCAGAATACGACATTCCGGTGGTAGAAGATGCCGCCGAAGTCCTTGGAAGTCGTTACGAAGGACAGCATCTCGGCACTTTCGGTACGTTTGGGGTCCTCAGCTTCAACGGAAACAAAACCATTACCACCGGTGGCGGTGGTATGATCCTGACAAAAGATGCTGAACTGGGTGCGCACGCCAAGCATATGACCACCACCGCCAAAATCCCACACAAGTGGGAATTCCGCCACGACAACATCGGCTGGAACTACCGCATGCCAAACGTCAACGCAGCCTTAGGCTGTGCGCAGATGGAAAAACTTGACGCTATCCTCATGGACAAACAGGTCATTGCTTCAGCGTACAAAGCTTTCTTTGAAGAAAAAAAAGATATTACGTACGTCGATGCGCCAACAAATTGTACGGCCAATTATTGGCTAAACACCATTCGATTCGATTCACAGGAACAACGCGATATTTTTCTGACCAAGAGCAACGATGCAGGCATTATGACTCGCCCCCTGTGGACCTTAATGTCCGACTTGCCCATGTACACAAACAACCTCAATGATGGTTTGATCAACGCCAGATATCTGGCTGCTCGAGCCGTCAACCTGCCAAGCAGCCCCCGTAAGGAGGAATGCGCATGA
- a CDS encoding glycosyltransferase family 9 protein: MKNISNIHPKKILACQLRQIGDVVLATPSIRLLKERFPDAELDVLTEKKCASVLENNPHISHIWTIDKKALSNPLTALKYYRKVGKSGYDLIVDFQQLPRCKWVVRFSTAPVRLTFQPPWYNRHLYTHWTKPLNGYAAKCKASVLRPLGIEWKNEPPEIFFTKEEKDWAKKFIASQGMEPCRFVTVDPSHRRITRKWPERHFAGLIQLMRKDYPDLKFFVLYGPEELPVAQEVAKIAGDGVIISDNMLSLREMAAVQSMAALHVGNCSAPRHFAVAVDTPSLVIHGATGFGWRFPSDEHVSLDKGLPCRSCNQNKCETRECLETFHPEECLDEALRLLALRYAP, translated from the coding sequence ATGAAAAATATTTCAAATATACACCCCAAAAAAATCTTAGCCTGCCAACTCCGACAAATCGGGGATGTCGTGCTTGCTACGCCATCTATCCGGCTGCTCAAGGAACGATTCCCGGACGCTGAACTGGATGTGTTGACAGAAAAAAAATGCGCATCTGTTCTGGAGAACAACCCGCATATCAGCCATATCTGGACTATCGACAAAAAAGCTCTCAGCAACCCTCTTACCGCACTCAAATACTATAGAAAAGTCGGCAAAAGCGGCTATGATCTCATTGTTGATTTTCAACAGCTCCCACGCTGTAAATGGGTCGTTCGTTTTTCAACGGCTCCAGTTCGTTTGACCTTTCAACCACCATGGTACAACCGTCACCTCTACACCCACTGGACGAAGCCCCTCAACGGCTATGCAGCCAAATGCAAAGCAAGCGTTCTCCGCCCCTTGGGCATTGAGTGGAAGAACGAACCACCTGAAATCTTCTTCACAAAAGAAGAAAAAGACTGGGCCAAAAAGTTCATTGCCTCACAAGGCATGGAGCCATGCCGCTTTGTAACTGTCGACCCCAGCCATCGCCGAATCACCCGGAAATGGCCTGAACGTCACTTTGCCGGCCTCATTCAGCTCATGAGAAAAGACTATCCTGATCTGAAATTCTTCGTATTGTATGGCCCCGAAGAACTACCGGTTGCGCAAGAAGTAGCCAAAATCGCCGGAGACGGTGTTATCATTTCCGACAACATGCTTTCCCTCCGCGAAATGGCTGCAGTCCAATCTATGGCAGCACTCCATGTAGGAAACTGTTCGGCCCCCCGACACTTTGCCGTAGCGGTAGACACTCCTTCTTTGGTTATTCACGGCGCCACTGGCTTTGGTTGGCGATTTCCATCAGACGAACACGTCAGCTTGGATAAGGGGTTACCTTGCCGTTCCTGCAACCAAAACAAATGCGAAACCAGAGAATGTCTGGAAACTTTTCATCCCGAAGAATGTTTAGACGAAGCCTTACGCCTCCTCGCCTTAAGGTATGCTCCCTAA
- the neuC gene encoding UDP-N-acetylglucosamine 2-epimerase, which translates to MKICVFTGTRAEYGLLLPLLKRIEQDSDTELQLLVSGSHLSDRHGHTVDAIIADGFTIQATVPLQLNDDTRLGVATAMGEALTGCAHALDKIRPDILILLGDRYECFACATAASILGYPIAHIHGGEVTEGAMDDYYRHSITKMSHLHFTSCEAYRDRVIQLGEHPDTVFNVGALGVENIMTTPLMDKIELEADLNFSMGDNCLLTTYHPVTQDKNDKTQLNEFFSAIETLLSDDPTMTAIITGANADPGGNAIDERAALLANKHPRQTCVVPSLGLVRYLSAMKYCKAVIGNSSSGILEAPSFKIPSINVGIRQKGREQAKSVFNSPSVSEILVRRTRRALEAGQTRVVKEVLNPYEKEGTSLHIFNEIKQAAFQVAKPFYDITHSLLAGEE; encoded by the coding sequence ATGAAAATTTGCGTTTTCACAGGTACACGCGCCGAATACGGCCTGCTACTCCCATTGCTCAAACGCATTGAGCAAGACTCTGATACCGAACTCCAACTTCTGGTCTCAGGGTCACATTTGTCTGACCGACACGGGCACACTGTCGACGCCATCATCGCGGACGGCTTCACAATCCAGGCTACAGTACCGCTTCAACTCAATGACGACACTCGCCTTGGAGTAGCAACAGCCATGGGTGAGGCTCTCACTGGCTGCGCTCATGCTTTGGATAAAATCAGGCCAGACATTCTCATACTACTCGGTGATCGATATGAATGTTTTGCCTGCGCCACTGCTGCCTCAATCCTGGGATATCCCATTGCCCATATCCATGGCGGAGAAGTAACCGAAGGAGCCATGGATGATTACTATCGCCACTCCATTACAAAAATGTCCCACCTCCATTTCACCTCTTGCGAAGCATACCGAGATCGAGTCATTCAATTGGGAGAACATCCAGACACTGTCTTCAATGTGGGAGCTCTCGGGGTAGAAAACATCATGACCACCCCCCTGATGGACAAAATTGAACTTGAGGCTGATCTCAATTTTTCCATGGGTGACAACTGTTTGCTCACGACCTATCATCCTGTAACTCAGGATAAAAATGATAAAACCCAACTCAATGAATTTTTCTCTGCCATTGAGACACTGCTCTCGGATGATCCGACTATGACAGCAATTATCACCGGGGCCAATGCCGATCCCGGCGGTAACGCCATTGATGAACGGGCCGCTCTACTTGCAAATAAACATCCTCGACAAACTTGCGTTGTTCCATCGCTTGGCCTTGTCCGATATTTATCCGCAATGAAGTACTGTAAAGCTGTCATTGGCAATTCCTCTTCCGGTATTTTAGAGGCACCAAGTTTCAAAATCCCTTCTATTAACGTCGGCATACGACAAAAAGGAAGAGAACAGGCCAAATCCGTATTCAACTCACCGTCTGTGTCTGAAATTCTTGTGCGAAGAACCCGCCGAGCCTTGGAAGCCGGTCAGACTCGAGTTGTCAAAGAAGTCCTGAACCCGTATGAAAAAGAAGGAACCAGCTTGCACATTTTCAATGAGATCAAGCAGGCTGCCTTCCAAGTTGCCAAACCATTTTACGACATCACGCACAGCCTGCTTGCAGGCGAGGAATAA